In Aspergillus luchuensis IFO 4308 DNA, chromosome 1, nearly complete sequence, the following are encoded in one genomic region:
- a CDS encoding uncharacterized protein (COG:S;~EggNog:ENOG410PJVP;~InterPro:IPR021858;~PFAM:PF11951), with product MDARNSHHYQPTARSLATDHEHVLPVLSKPAAWASPTTAVHPVTINNNTYQHPHHPYSYPISTSSQPLAYGPVPPPPQQSIPPAPVHADAQTFTTESTRQDVNRNGVTKPRKSRKSNNAAAGKSTLFWVHTDPQSVSEGTREETLKRIRSHVMSEHNRKKRLENTKRYKSKTWKHLAFQPVETTASSSSAAAPSSSAPSAGSFPKPSVTESSSFGTRIVSDSPSSSPSSSSGSSSPEQRQKEVPQQELVVTDAGSYPSVSAETVDNYSVDTPSQNALAPVQSATPWTYLGGATDPFNSMHTVMSDRMCRHLQHFFDLTQQAYPLQRRYGPKLRDHWTALVQQDPVSLHACICVAASNSALAAGELPLTDPNKRRSSVLLLDTFHHRGETIKLVNEGLSDPIKASSDQLIAAVSILLTIEIASGNADYLKIHLAGLRQMVGMRKTFADVPPDVRFQISWTDIRVACMAGTKPIFPFIRYARPSQLALMPPNEDLLILATRLTQLIEIPGIFGDAMSKMIYDLAALTWYCEWIKSTTQYQDFDDETEDYFNTEVLYVEYSLHEDRYTATGEIKMEATIEGCVRLACLVFHNTVIWGFYPHIAPVFPKPVTALRFALESTMSAGYFELCRDVLIWILFIGACSSRLLPERTFFVNELVSVLREDGSIHSWQDLRALLLGFFYADRSYLTPLRELWEEIEMKLRAPHECI from the exons ATGGACGCTAGAAATTCCCACCACTATCAGCCAACGGCGCGCTCTTTGGCCACCGACCACGAGCACGTCTTGCCTGTGTTGAGCAAACCAGCTGCTTGGGCCTCTCCCACTACTGCTGTCCATCCAGTCacgattaataataatacctatcaacatcctcatcatccctaCTCTTATCCGATCTCGACATCCAGCCAACCGCTTGCTTATGGTCCTGTTCCGCCGCCGCCCCAGCAATCAATACCTCCGGCCCCCGTCCATGCCGACGCGCAGACCTTCACCACTGAATCTACCCGGCAGGATGTAAACAGGAATGGGGTCACGAAACCCCGCAAATCGCGGAAGTCCAACAATGCCGCCGCGGGGAAATCGACATTGTTCTGGGTGCATACCGATCCACAGTCCGTGTCTGAAGGTACCAGGGAGGAGACACTCAAGCGCATTCGTTCCCATGTCATGTCCGAGCACAACCGCAAGAAACGGCTAGAAAACACGAAACGCTACAAGAGTAAAACCTGGAAACATCTTGCCTTTCAGCCGGTGGAAACTACAGCCTCCAGTTCGTCAGCTGCAgctccgtcttcttcggccccTTCTGCCGGATCCTTCCCGAAACCAAGTGTCACCgaatcctcttccttcgGCACACGGATCGTCTCTgattctccctcctcttctccatcatcatcctctggtTCATCGTCGCCCGAACAGCGACAGAAGGAAGTACCGCAGCAAGAGCTGGTGGTCACCGACGCGGGCAGTTATCCATCTGTTTCTGCCGAGACAGTGGACAACTACAGCGTCGACACTCCTTCGCAGAATGCTCTCGCACCCGTGCAGTCCGCAACTCCGTGGACTTATCTGGGCGGTGCTACCGACCCCTTCAATTCAATGCATACGGTCATGTCGGACCGTATGTGTCGACATCTTCAGCACT TCTTCGACCTGACTCAGCAGGCCTATCCTTTGCAGCGCCGGTATGGACCTAAGTTGCGGGATCACTGGACCGCATTGGTTCAACAAGATCCGGTATCGTTGCATGCTTGTATATGTGTAGCCGCATCGAATTCCGCCTTGGCAGCAGGGGAGCTCCCGCTGACAGACCCCAACAAGCGGCGTTCTAGCGTGCTACTTCTGGACACGTTCCACCATCGGGGTGAGACGATTAAACTAGTTAACGAGGGATTATCGGATCCGATCAAGGCCTCCAGTGACCAGCTGATTGCCGCCGTGTCAATCCTTTTGACTATTGAG ATTGCATCTGGCAATGCCGACTATCTCAAAATCCATCTGGCCGGTCTCCGACAGATGGTAGGCATGAGGAAAACCTTCGCGGATGTACCGCCCGACGTTCGATTCCAGATATCATG GACTGACATCCGTGTGGCGTGCATGGCCGGCACCAAGCCCATATTCCCTTTTATTCGTTACGCCCGTCCCTCGCAATTGGCGCTTATGCCTCCTAATGAAGATTTACTAATTTTAGCTACGCGTTTGACACAATTAATTGAGATACCCGGCATCTTTGGGGATGCCATGTCCAAGATGATATATGACCTGGCCGCACTGACGTGGTACTGCGAATGGATCAAGAGCACAACGCAATACCAAGACTTTGACGACGAGACGGAGGACTACTTCAACACCGAAGTCCTGTACGTCGAATACTCCCTCCATGAGGACCGGTACACGGCGACAGGTGAAATCAAGATGGAAGCCACCATCGAAGGCTGCGTTCGGCTGGCATGCCTGGTGTTCCACAACACCGTCATTTGGGGCTTCTACCCGCACATCGCGCCGGTGTTCCCCAAACCGGTGACTGCGCTTCGTTTTGCGTTGGAAAGCACGATGAGTGCTGGATACTTTGAACTGTGCCGGGATGTGCTGATCTGGATCCTGTTCATCGGGGCGTGCAGTTCGCGGCTGCTACCGGAGCGGACCTTTTTCGTGAACGAGCTTGTTTCGGTACTTCGAGAAGACGGAAGCATCCACTCGTGGCAGGACCTCCGAGCCCTACTTCTAGGCTTTTTCTATGCGGACCGGAGCTACCTGACTCCGCTACGAGAACTATGGGAAGAGATTGAGATGAAGCTCCGCGCACCGCACGAATGTATATAG